A stretch of Candidatus Omnitrophota bacterium DNA encodes these proteins:
- a CDS encoding VWA domain-containing protein: MKILNPYFLIFLPLLALCFWMIFGNKESESVYYSRADSLARWGISSALPHIWRGLYLAAIVLAFIAGLRPAKGINRKEEVKNARDIFIVMDTSLSMNAVDLKPNRLETAKKEAASFIRKRDFDRIGLAVFGGVAMMQSPLSFDRKAVLRLVSGIKAGMTGEDGTALGDGLGVAVKHLAKSASVSKIIVLLTDGASNRGVISPEMASDFAKNIGIKIYTIGVGGRGASQIPIDHPVFGQVMGRIDDDLNETLLKKIADETSGKYYRAESEKAMSEIYTEIDKLEETKILSSTFVEYREYASLFMNAAFVLFVTAMILRFALIRSIP, from the coding sequence TTCTGCCGCTTCTGGCCCTGTGTTTCTGGATGATATTCGGAAACAAGGAAAGCGAATCGGTTTATTATTCAAGAGCTGATTCGCTCGCGCGCTGGGGGATCTCAAGCGCTCTGCCACATATATGGCGGGGGCTTTATCTGGCGGCGATAGTGCTGGCTTTTATCGCCGGCCTTCGCCCCGCGAAAGGCATCAACAGAAAGGAAGAGGTCAAAAATGCCAGGGATATTTTCATTGTCATGGACACATCGCTGAGCATGAACGCCGTCGATCTGAAACCCAACCGGCTGGAAACGGCCAAGAAGGAAGCCGCCTCTTTCATCAGGAAAAGGGATTTTGACAGGATAGGGCTGGCCGTTTTCGGCGGAGTCGCCATGATGCAGTCTCCTCTCTCCTTTGACCGCAAAGCCGTTCTGCGCCTTGTATCCGGCATAAAAGCGGGTATGACGGGCGAAGACGGCACAGCCCTAGGCGACGGACTGGGCGTCGCCGTAAAACATCTGGCGAAAAGCGCCTCTGTTTCAAAAATCATAGTCCTGCTCACCGACGGAGCCAGCAACAGGGGCGTGATATCGCCGGAGATGGCCTCGGATTTCGCTAAGAACATAGGGATAAAGATATATACCATAGGCGTCGGCGGCCGCGGAGCGTCGCAGATCCCGATAGATCATCCGGTTTTCGGACAGGTGATGGGAAGAATAGATGATGACCTCAACGAAACGCTGCTTAAAAAGATAGCCGATGAAACATCCGGCAAATATTACAGGGCGGAATCTGAAAAGGCCATGAGCGAGATTTACACCGAGATAGATAAGCTCGAGGAAACAAAGATACTTTCCAGCACCTTTGTTGAATACAGGGAATACGCGTCATTATTTATGAACGCGGCTTTCGTTTTATTTGTGACGGCGATGATTTTGAGATTCGCGCTGATAAGGAGCATACCCTGA